tgaaaattttttaaaattcttattttatccttaaaaatattttgaacaaATATTTCATGACTTTCATGTCCAAAATCATTCCACTAATTCTCAAAACGTCTAAATAACATAAcaatctcttctcttctctcataacttaagttttcccttcttctcttttctgACCTAAACTCCCAAACCAAGCCTAAAATTTCGATCTATATCTTTGTTCGTCAAACTAAATAATAACCCTAATCCGAAATAATGCTCAACCACTGAAAATCACGTGCTTAATGAATCAAGAGCGGATGTTGAGGCTATTTTGAATATAGCACAACTGACTTTTCAAAAACCACTCTTGAAATTAGTGGCCATGCAAGCAAAACTTGATAAGAGACATGTAACATGACTCGAGATATAAGAGTGCAGCGTAAACTACTACTTTTTTCTGTGTCTCATTTGGAACAAAACACAATACCAACAAATTATCAACATTTTTCGTGGCCACTATACATATCCCGGCCGTCATGGTCACTTTTTAATTAATCAAGTGGTCACAGTAGCAAGAAACTGAACCACATCCAATGTCCCTCGATGCGATGGTGCGTCTGCATTAATAAAAATCTCCCAGTTGACCTGAATATTTGCACGATTCCAACATAGGCGCATATGATTATTGGCCTGTTCTCTTTGCACATCAGCGAGATCTTTCATCTCATTCGCTGATCGTTTTGGTTTTGAGCAGAAGATATATTGATGCAACTAGATTCTTAACAGGTAAGTTGCAAATTGCAGCGCTTCTAGACTCTTAACAGATAAGTCACGACCATAGTAGTAACAAATGTGGAGGGAAATGATTCGGTCCAGAAAAGGCAGCATTTCAGCACTGCACAGGCCACAGGTTGACGAGCTGCTATTACCTGCGTAGATTAAGTCTTCGTCGTCTCATCATCCAGTCTACTTAgctagttaaaaaaaaaaagtagtccTTTTAATGATGAAAAGAGCTCGGTCGGTACAGTTCTCTCAGCACAATAATTGGGGAGACAAATGCAGAGCACCAGCATCCCAGTTTTTCTCCGTAGAAAAACTTTTTTATGTCCGACTGAATCTTGAGGTTTGATTTATGTAGGTAGATAGTCTATTATTGATGACTCGGTGTATTGTGGAGAAATATATGCCTCATCCCAGCACTCAGGATTTGTATACTTAAAACACCTTGAGGTGGTGCACTGCTGACTGTTATCTTCACTCCCATGAGAGAAGTTGTGGTGTTCCGCCCAACTGGGTTGAAAAACTGGAACTTGAAAGTGACATCTTACTTCTTAGTGACCTTGCCACTATCCGCTCTCAATTCTTTGCGAGGGAGCATGCATATTAGAACGAGCTGCTCCCTTCCGTTATAAATTGGACAGATTTTCCTTTTCATCTGCACAGCCAATTAACTTTCGAATCCGAGTTTTATTGCACTTGTGCCACCGAAATATGAGTCCTAGTAGAATAGTTGCCTATAGACCCTCAACTTTTGCTTGGTTCTGCATCTTTTTTCTGTGTTGTTCTGTTCATGGTCAACTTGATTACAAGTTTTACGATGATGCTTGTCCCAACTTAACCAGGATCGTTCGCTATGGTGTCTGGTCTGCCATCTACAACGAAACTCGAATGGCTGCCTCTATTCTACGCCTGCACTTTCATGACTGTTTTGTTAATGTGATCACACTTCTTATCTCGTATGCTTTCCTCACCTTCGTGCACATTGAACACCACTAACTACTTTACATAAAGTAAAAACAAATCACCGAAGCGAATTTCCGTCCGCATCAAGACGCCAAAAACTTCAACTAAAGAAGGAACTGAGCATACAGCAAAGTTTTTCATTCTTGTGTGACGAAAGAAGAAATTAATGTTGTCTTGAACGAGTTGCATAATATGTCAGGATCAACTGATGCTATTACTAATTACTATCCGCATTAATGGTACTTTAAGAATAATCTTGAATTCACAGTAAAGTACTTTGCCTGCACAAGTCTCTAGAGCTTGATGGTTAATTTAGATTACGTTTGGTGGTAAAGGGGTGCGAGGGATCTGTGTTACTGGACGATAGCAGCACAATAAAGGGGGAGAAGAATGCAGTTCCTAATAAGAATTCAGCTAGAGGATTTGAAGTCATTGATGCAATAAAGGCTAATGTGGAGAAAGCCTGTCCATCCACTGTTTCTTGCGCTGATATATTGGCACTTGCTGCTCGAGAAGCCGTCTACCTTGTAAGGAACTTCTCCTTGTTCTGAGTTCCACTTCCATTTGCATTTCTTTGATCAATGTTCTTCTCCTAATAAATTTACCCAAGTACATAACACCAATTTTCTCAGGCAGGAGGGCCGTATTGGCCTGTGCTTTTGGGCCGCCGAGACGGCCTTACTGCCAGTGAAGACGCGGCCAACACACAGCTACCCTCACCTTTCGAGTCCCTGGCTAACATCACCGCAAAGTTTACTGACAAGGGACTCGATATGAAAGACGTGGTCGTGCTTTCAGGtactctctctcttcttttttttccttggggGGAATCATCAAGTTCAATTGTCCTGATATGATATCTCCTTTCATAATACCTTAATGCAAAAAAGCTTAATCCTTTAATTCTTCGAAATTTGCAATTTCAACCTGCAGGTGGACACACCATTGGGTTCGCTCAATGTTTCACCTTCAAGCCGAGGCTATTTAATTTTGATGGGGCGGGAAATCCTGATCCAACTCTAGACGCAACGCTTCTAACCAGTTTGCGTGGCTTGTGTCCAAATGAAGCCAGCTCCGATTCCAATCTGGCTCCACTGGACGCAGCCAGCGTGAGCAAGTTCGACAACTCCTATTACAAGAATCTCGTGAACAATTCTGGGCTTCTTGGGTCTGACCAAGTTCTTATGAGCGACAACACTACAGCTGCAATGGTCTCCTACTACAGCAAGTTCCCTTTCCTCTTCTCCAAGGACTTTGGGGTGTCAATGGTAAAGATGGGCAATATTGGTGTGCTGACGGGGCAGGATGGACAAATAAGGAAGAATTGTAGAGTTGTGAACTAGAAAAATGTCGTTCAATTCCTGTAAATCATCAATGGTTGTCAATTATGTTTTCATggctttttttgttttttggaatTAATGCGTCTTTTGTTATAAATCCCCCAAAGTTGCATTTTCCAGATGCATTAGTAAATTATTCATTTTCCATAGAACACATGTTCTATTTACGCTTCACGCTTCAGTTGAGTTGGAGATTGAAGCCATACCAGAGATGTAATCGATTCGAATCGAATTCGAGTATCGCTATATTCGAACTAtactcgagtttgactcgaTATGCAAGAAGGATGTTCGAGCGAGTAGTATTATTgaaactcgagttcgagtttcgAGTTCGATGATTGCTTTCAGAACTGGAACTCGACTCGCACTGGCTCGAGTCAATGCGAGCCTTATTGAGTTTGAGtcagaaatttttatttttttaataattttttagcGAAAAGACATTATTgttctttaaaaattttcatccgATCTGAAACATTTCGTAAATACAATCACTCTTTTGGATATAAGAATaatttcataataataatatattaaaaaattaaatttaaaaagcTCGATAAGACTGGACGAGTCTTATTGTATTGTATTTGGATACTCAAACTTGACTTACTCGATTTATCAAACAATTCGAACTCGGTTAACCCGAATTCGAATCAAGTTTTTGATTGAACAGTTCAGTTGGATTACAATCCTAAACCATAGTACATGGGATGGGATAAAAACGCAAGTAGTATTTGTTGGACCAATAGTTGTTCGCTCTCGCCGTGTTCTTATTTTGCACAAAAAGTAGTTGTAGTTGTACTAGTACTACCATTCATTTAAGGCCCGAAACCATAGGCCTTGCTTGTATCCGTATCAATGTCCCAGCAGGAATAGTAGTCCACGCGCCATAGCCATAGGCAGTGCTATAAAAGCAGTAGTCCTACTTTTGCCAGTAGTCAAATGACAAGTCCGCTGCAGGAGACAGACAAAAGCCCGCTGTATGGTTGGAGGTCTCCCGTACGGTGTCCGGGCTTAAGGCTGAAATCCTGTAAGCTCAATTCTTATCCTATTCCTACCAGTCTATTGCCAGTTCCACGCCACCACCAGGACCCGGCTTGGTTGGTTTTTCTCGAGATAGCGGTCGTGATAATTTATGCACGAGCCAATTATGGCGAGGAAgtgataaagaaaagaaatgcacTCTGACAAggaattttcttcttcttcacacGACCTAGTTAGTTATGGTAATACAAGTTATGCATTTTGATAGCCGATGGCTTTTGTATGCATAATAgtaaaaaaacaaaatgagatttttttttctaatcgGTGTCCACTtcattgcattttatttttttagtagGAGTTTGTTTTTTATCAGCGTCCACTGAAAATTTATTAATACACctaattataattaatttacGATATGAGCACACACATCCCATTTATTGCATCTCGTGTATTCACACACTGGTTATATCAAAATTAATAACTGAAAGTTGAAATTTATTGAACAGCTGTTGTTAGCCGAATCCAAATGATTAACTGATATCTTGTGTTCCCTATTTTTAAAGACataattgaatttaaataaCTACATTGTGCTTCACTGGATTTTGCCTTGAACTTTCATCAATATATTTAGTTGGCTAACAAATTAAAGAATTGGGGCTTAGAACGATTAGTTGCattagctgtttttttttttgttttgaaagaATATTTAGTTAACTATATGTCCATAATCGTTTTGACACAATCTAAAGGTGAATGTTGGATGAtttggaagaaaaagaaattcttctgctcaaattaaaattaatcttatattgaTTGACAGTGAATAAATTATCATTATTAAATACATGATAATttatctaaatttaaattttgttatcCAACTGTAATAGTAATATATATACTAATCATCAATATGTATGTAAGATTCACTTCTCGAATTAACCATAATTGATGTGATACAATGTAAAATCAATCCAATCTGAACACAGGATTTGTCGGAGGCAATAGACTAGTCGTTGCAGCACCATATATTCCCATGGGCCAGTAGCAGACCAGGCCCCAGAGCAAGATCAGTCGTCGATTTGGTGGTGTCCTTCGCGTCCCTAATCCCGCCCATTGCTGGTCCACATAACATATAACCTGGTAAAGACGAATGTTGCCTACTGGAAAATTTAAACGGTTTCTTCGCTGCACGACTCGTACACTCCTCAAAAGTGGCCCCACCAAATCCCAGCTCcgcgacaaaaaaaaaaaaaaggggaaaaacaaaaagacagTTCTACTTCTGCAGATGCTCTACCGCTTCTCCTAGTACACTACTACCACCACCACCGCCACTAGGTAGCAGCAGAGCagagaagcaaaagaaaagctAAAGGCGTGGCGAACAAGCTTTTTCCCGGTTAGAGAGAGATGGGGAATCCGAGATGTTACTTGGACATGAGCATTGGGGGAGAGTTGGAAGGAAGGATAGTGGTGGAGCTTTACAGTGACGTTGTCCCTAAAACTGCCGAGAATTTTAGGGCTCTGTGCACTGGCGAGAAAGGCATCGGTCCTCATACCGGCGCTCCCCTCCATTTCAAGGTTTCTCTTTTCCTTGTCCTAGTGATTATCTCAACTCTAATGCTACAGTTTTCTTTTCAACATATTCATTACATATGCCAACTTTCTGCAATGTTTTTTGTATAGGTTTTTGTGTTGTATCAGAAtttgcttttcatttttttcccctttgtgAAAcactaaaattatttttatatttattatgacATAATTTCTCGAGTTTCGACTTACTTGCTTCCGTTTTAATACCGAAGTAGAAATTTCAATTTCGTTACGAGCTTTTTTACAAGTTCGGTGGTGTCATATGAAGTTACAAGcttgcatttttttgtttttagaacCTGTGCAGTTCGCGTGTTTGTGATGTAAATGTTGTTTCGAGTGGACGGCTTTGCATTCTACTGTTTCACATTGTGATTATCTGCATATTTTATTAACCAAAAAGTTAGTACAGAAAGATAGCATCGCCGAAAATATAAAAATCGGTAAATCAAGTCTAAAAggcttaagttatagtgaggaACTCCCACCTTTAGGCTCCGTCTGAGTAGCAGAGAATGTCTGCAAACAGGTAAGTAATTCTCTGACAAAGTGAAGTCACTgggcaaaaaaaattaaaattatgtCGTTTCTGAATGTTTGTCTAactggaaaaaattatttaaaagaaaGGTGTGGTTTCATGGATGCAGGGCTCTTGTTTCCATCGTGTTATTAGGGGTTTCATGGTACAAGGTGGTGACATTTCTGCCGGAAATGGAACTGGTGGTGAATCCATCTACGGCTTGAAATTTgaagatgaaaattttaaaCTCAAGCACGAAAGGAAAGGGATGCTATCCATGGCTAATTCTGGTCCCGATACTAATGGTTCTCAATTTTTCATCACTACAACTCAAACCTCTCATCTGGATGGAAAGCATGTTGTGTTCGGGAGAGTAATCAAGGGATTGGGCGTGATTCGTTCAATTGAGCATGTCACCACGACGGAGGCTTATTATCCGACTCTTGATGTCATGATAGCTGATTGTGGCGAAATTCCTGAAGGTGCAGATGATGGGACATCTAATTTCTTCAAAGATGGTGACTGTTATCCTGATTGGCCAGCTGATCTAAGCATGAAACCAGATGACATTTCTTGGTGGATGACCGCTGTAGACTCTGTAAAAGCTTTTGGAAATGAAAGATTTAAGGTACACGTCTAGTTAAGAGCCTATTCATCATATAATAGCCGTGTAAATTTAAGCATGCTGGTCTTTCAGTATTTGCTTAGGTGTTAGCTTTGTGAAACGAGAAAGTACAATAACATTCCCATTTACTTGACAGCTTTTTGTGTAATTTCTCCAAATAGGCCACATTATCCTTCACCTATGCCACCAAATTAGATCATCGGCCTGTATTTTATATTTGTTTAAGCCTTCTTTATTTTGCATATTACTGGATGGCCTAACTACTCTGATACAGAAGCAAGACTTCAAAATGGCTCACAGAAAGTACTGTAAGGCTCTTCGCTATTTGAATACATGCTGGGAAATGGATGATGTTGATGAAGGTTAGTTACTTCATTCTCTGCCCAATGACAGTTAAAACTTTTGACAAGCAGAAACTAGGAATCACCAGATGACAAGTCCTTCTAACTTTTGTAACTGTGTGATTGGACAGAGAAAAGTGATTCCCTGAAGAAGACCAAGTCTCAGATATTTACTAATTGTTCTGTAAGTTATTTTACCGTGATGTCTGAATTGTAATTGCTCCAAGTTAACTGACAATGTATCAAATTTTCAAGACGATTGTACACCTTGAAGATCTTCATACAATATTATTCAAAATTACTATCCACATATTCAAATTTGGCTGGTAGCATCTTTTGAATTGTTCAACCATAACGTACATTTGTACTGGGCTAGTACTTTGAAAATTGGGATACTTTGCTTTGCTTTCTAACGAAAATACAGAATTCTGACTAAATTTTTGTCTTTACTGCAACCTTAGTTCAGTTCTCTACATGCGATTTAAATGCTCTCTTTTGTTGTCCTGGTTGAACGATTAATTTATGCTATCCAAGTTCCATCAACTATTCAAAACATCTCACCAGTGCTGAGCTATTttgcttcctttcttctttttccttttgtgcAGCAGTTTTTTACTGATTTCAACATTGCAACATTTGTATCACAAGCAACATGGTTGATTAAGATTTTCTTATGGTGTACCATCTGTCAGCATAATTTGATACTGAAAGTATCTCATGTGTTGAGAATGTCTCCAACATCTTTTTTTCCAACTAGTTTGTGCAACAGCACATTCTTATTCAAATGCTGAACTTCTAACCAAGGAGCATCCTCTACTTTACTTGTGTATAAAACTCCACTATTCTCATATATTTGTTCAATGGCTGTCTTTTCAGAATTTGATCTAAACCTAAAAATACAAATAGCAGAATTCTTGTTAAATAAACAATAGAAATTTTCAACTGCTGCTATGTGGTTTTAAACTTTTATACGTCAGACTCTAATTGCTGTATACATACACATACACACAGAGGAACACACACACGTGTGTGCGTGCGTGTACTTTGTCCACACTTTTTATTTTCCTAAATATTTATTGTATCCTAGTTGAATATGAACACTGCCACTTGCATTAGTT
This portion of the Coffea eugenioides isolate CCC68of chromosome 11, Ceug_1.0, whole genome shotgun sequence genome encodes:
- the LOC113753409 gene encoding peroxidase 10-like isoform X1, with amino-acid sequence MSPSRIVAYRPSTFAWFCIFFLCCSVHGQLDYKFYDDACPNLTRIVRYGVWSAIYNETRMAASILRLHFHDCFVNGCEGSVLLDDSSTIKGEKNAVPNKNSARGFEVIDAIKANVEKACPSTVSCADILALAAREAVYLAGGPYWPVLLGRRDGLTASEDAANTQLPSPFESLANITAKFTDKGLDMKDVVVLSGGHTIGFAQCFTFKPRLFNFDGAGNPDPTLDATLLTSLRGLCPNEASSDSNLAPLDAASVSKFDNSYYKNLVNNSGLLGSDQVLMSDNTTAAMVSYYSKFPFLFSKDFGVSMVKMGNIGVLTGQDGQIRKNCRVVN
- the LOC113753409 gene encoding peroxidase 10-like isoform X2, which produces MGCEGSVLLDDSSTIKGEKNAVPNKNSARGFEVIDAIKANVEKACPSTVSCADILALAAREAVYLAGGPYWPVLLGRRDGLTASEDAANTQLPSPFESLANITAKFTDKGLDMKDVVVLSGGHTIGFAQCFTFKPRLFNFDGAGNPDPTLDATLLTSLRGLCPNEASSDSNLAPLDAASVSKFDNSYYKNLVNNSGLLGSDQVLMSDNTTAAMVSYYSKFPFLFSKDFGVSMVKMGNIGVLTGQDGQIRKNCRVVN
- the LOC113751250 gene encoding peptidyl-prolyl cis-trans isomerase CYP40-like; protein product: MGNPRCYLDMSIGGELEGRIVVELYSDVVPKTAENFRALCTGEKGIGPHTGAPLHFKGSCFHRVIRGFMVQGGDISAGNGTGGESIYGLKFEDENFKLKHERKGMLSMANSGPDTNGSQFFITTTQTSHLDGKHVVFGRVIKGLGVIRSIEHVTTTEAYYPTLDVMIADCGEIPEGADDGTSNFFKDGDCYPDWPADLSMKPDDISWWMTAVDSVKAFGNERFKKQDFKMAHRKYCKALRYLNTCWEMDDVDEEKSDSLKKTKSQIFTNCSACKLKLGDLKGALLDADFAIRDADDNVKAFYRQGQAYMALNDIDAAVESFKKALDLEPNDGGIKKELAAARKKVADRRDREKKTYSRMFQMS